A genomic window from Triticum urartu cultivar G1812 chromosome 7, Tu2.1, whole genome shotgun sequence includes:
- the LOC125520934 gene encoding ubiquitin-conjugating enzyme E2 22-like, with product MATNENLPPNVIRQLAKELKNLDESPPEGIKVIVNDDDFSTIFADIEGPAGTPYENGVFRMKLLLSRDFPHSPPKGFFSTKIFHPNIATSGEICVNTLKKDWNPSLGLRHVLLVVRCLLIEPFPESALNEQAGKMLLENYEEYARLARLYTGIHAHKHKNKSKSGAICESTTTLNVGQSNNTVPSKNIPSAPALVSTSTSTKVLGIQDQNAAPSDPAVGPSTANKKDGPLAAKIPAEKRKMDARKKSLKRL from the exons ATG GCAACAAATGAGAACCTCCCACCAAATGTCATCAGGCAATTGGCTAAAGAACTGAAGAATCTTGATGAATCACCTCCGGAAGGGATTAAAGTTATTGTTAATGATGATGACTTCAGCACCATTTTTGCTGATATTGAGGGCCCTG CTGGAACTCCATATGAGAATGGAGTATTCCGGATGAAGCTATTGTTGTCTCGTGACTTCCCTCACTCTCCCCCAAAAG GGTTCTTCTCGACAAAAATATTCCATCCAAACATAGCAACTAGTGGCGAGATATGTGTGAACACGCTGAAAAAGGATTGGAACCCTAGTCTTGGATTGAGACATGTTCTGCTG GTAGTGAGATGCCTTCTGATCGAACCATTCCCCGAATCTGCCCTTAATGAACAAGCTGGAAAGATGTTGCTTGAAAACTACGAGGAGTATGCACGCCTTGCAAG GCTATACACCGGCATTCATGCACATAAACATAAGAACAAGTCCAAGAGCGGAGCCATTTGCGAGTCAACCACAACTCTAAACGTTGGCCAGAGCAACAACACCGTTCCGAGCAAGAACATACCATCGGCGCCAGCACTAGTATCCACCTCCACCTCGACCAAAGTTCTCGGCATACAGGATCAGAACGCAGCTCCTTCTGATCCTGCTGTAGGGCCATCAACGGCAAACAAGAAGGACGGGCCGCTTGCCGCCAAAATCCCAGCTgagaagaggaagatggatgcCAGGAAGAAGAGCCTGAAGAGGCTGTAA